From a region of the Patescibacteria group bacterium genome:
- a CDS encoding Hint domain-containing protein produces MRTKTLILVLLFTVCVLMFTAKSVYGDVCTSTGRISCECGRCIIEVGQMGDGCSWSDCLCVGCEMSDGYCCPCSSCGAPCFTGETEINLGQEGERAGEQKGETKQIKDLKPGEIVSSFNPETGEIKEGTVSNVTKTIREGYYGLETESGKKVKVTGEHPFLAIKGENNQASSTKLQTTLDKFKDILSNTLTYRLITGLQAKVSEILK; encoded by the coding sequence ATGAGAACTAAGACTTTAATTTTAGTTTTGCTATTCACCGTTTGTGTCCTAATGTTTACGGCAAAAAGTGTTTATGGGGATGTTTGTACTTCAACTGGACGCATTTCTTGTGAATGTGGACGTTGCATTATTGAGGTGGGTCAAATGGGGGATGGTTGTTCCTGGAGTGACTGTTTGTGTGTTGGTTGCGAAATGTCCGATGGATATTGTTGCCCCTGTTCTTCATGTGGTGCTCCTTGTTTTACTGGGGAAACGGAGATTAATTTAGGACAGGAGGGTGAAAGAGCAGGAGAGCAGAAGGGGGAGACGAAGCAAATTAAAGACTTGAAACCGGGTGAGATTGTTTCTTCGTTTAATCCGGAGACAGGGGAAATAAAAGAAGGCACGGTTTCTAATGTGACTAAAACAATTCGGGAAGGCTACTATGGGCTGGAAACTGAAAGTGGGAAGAAGGTGAAGGTGACGGGAGAACACCCATTCCTCGCCATTAAAGGCGAGAATAACCAAGCTTCAAGCACCAAACTCCAAACAACACTTGATAAATTTAAAGATATTCTTTCAAATACGCTGACTTATCGGTTGATTACTGGTTTACAGGCGAAGGTAAGTGAAATATTAAAATAA